A region from the Actinomycetota bacterium genome encodes:
- a CDS encoding SAM-dependent chlorinase/fluorinase translates to MTRPIVFCTDYGLADGFVGVCHGVIARIAPDARVIDLTHAVPRQDVLRGAVTISRATQYMPDDAVYVAVVDPGVGSERRSIAVRTAAGPLLVGPDNGLLSLAWEALGGAGAAAAIEDERVMLSPVSKTFHGRDVFAPAAAHLAVGFPLDEVGPAIDVEELRIVEMPGAMVTPGAVGTRVIEVDAFGNVQLSARPTDLEAAGIGPPFTVSGRTLPLVGIFADVPEGELAAIVDSQGYLALVVNHGSAAQTLNLKTGSAVVLE, encoded by the coding sequence ATGACGAGACCGATCGTCTTCTGCACCGACTACGGGCTGGCCGATGGGTTCGTCGGCGTCTGTCACGGGGTGATCGCCCGGATCGCGCCGGACGCGCGCGTCATCGACCTCACCCACGCCGTGCCACGCCAGGACGTGCTCCGCGGCGCCGTGACGATCTCGCGGGCGACGCAGTACATGCCGGACGACGCGGTGTACGTGGCAGTGGTCGACCCCGGGGTCGGCTCGGAACGACGGTCGATCGCCGTGCGGACGGCGGCAGGCCCCCTGCTCGTGGGGCCGGACAACGGGCTGCTCTCGCTCGCGTGGGAGGCCCTCGGGGGCGCCGGCGCCGCCGCCGCGATCGAGGACGAGCGCGTGATGCTCTCGCCGGTGTCGAAGACGTTCCACGGTCGCGACGTGTTCGCCCCCGCCGCCGCGCATCTGGCCGTCGGGTTCCCCCTGGACGAGGTCGGGCCGGCGATCGACGTCGAGGAGTTGCGGATCGTGGAGATGCCGGGTGCGATGGTGACGCCCGGAGCGGTCGGGACCCGTGTGATCGAGGTCGATGCGTTCGGCAACGTGCAGCTCAGCGCGCGACCGACCGATCTGGAGGCCGCCGGGATCGGGCCTCCGTTCACCGTGTCCGGCCGAACGCTGCCGCTGGTGGGCATCTTCGCCGACGTGCCCGAGGGCGAGCTCGCCGCGATCGTCGACTCGCAGGGATACCTGGCCCTCGTCGTGAACCACGGCAGCGCCGCCCAGACGCTGAACCTGAAGACGGGCAGCGCCGTCGTGCTCGAGTGA